One window of Nitratidesulfovibrio sp. genomic DNA carries:
- a CDS encoding YIP1 family protein, giving the protein MIIRCPECQFERSIDSSKIPSSAAIATCPKCRHRFRFRALAPDAAPGASPDGQATQAMDAAPRRAPGEVAPRTIVPDDVAPGGSPHAGPATGHEEDDDLPAAFRRGPSATPPASTPGESDASGASGVQGLTGSDYDHAEEHDHVGEPRPVSGPTAQHSPPAELSDPDTTDARNAHGRTDLSRPGDDPLPPGAVIPGRDSAPAHDDDHGTHASQAGRGGSADGQRRTGSPRDIWDAVASVGDRWRKQSESGKRPGNDDRDTHHGASDGMGNDRDGSPSGHPGARNTGNHGDPFPPRDGGHPGERDAPLPPWAASARSEVPWENLDRVGFFPGLYQTILRVMMAAPRFFSGVRSSGSLKRPVAFYLLIGIFQALTERLWYLMSMRAFGGFIEDPQLHAWMGSVTHDMSLPMTLLISPFTLLLQLAVLSGLYHFMIRLVEPRAADLPTTVRVISYSAAPTVLSVVPLVGPVVGSLWFVVCTFVGVKYAHRLPWSRTALAIGPLLGLGFALTLQLLRMFMSSAPV; this is encoded by the coding sequence ATGATTATACGCTGCCCGGAATGCCAGTTCGAACGGAGCATCGACAGCAGCAAGATTCCGTCCTCGGCCGCCATCGCCACCTGTCCCAAGTGCCGTCACCGTTTCCGCTTTCGCGCCCTGGCTCCCGATGCTGCCCCGGGCGCCTCCCCCGACGGGCAGGCCACGCAGGCAATGGACGCGGCCCCACGCCGCGCGCCGGGAGAAGTCGCGCCCCGTACTATTGTGCCCGACGATGTCGCGCCCGGCGGCTCGCCCCATGCCGGGCCAGCCACGGGACACGAGGAAGACGATGACCTTCCCGCCGCGTTTCGCCGCGGCCCCTCGGCCACCCCGCCAGCCTCGACGCCCGGCGAATCCGACGCGTCTGGCGCATCTGGCGTGCAGGGCCTGACCGGCTCGGACTACGACCACGCCGAAGAGCACGACCACGTGGGCGAGCCCCGCCCCGTTTCCGGCCCCACCGCGCAGCATTCCCCCCCTGCGGAGCTCTCCGATCCGGACACGACCGATGCCCGCAACGCCCACGGGCGCACCGATCTTTCCCGCCCCGGCGACGATCCGCTGCCGCCCGGCGCGGTAATCCCCGGTCGCGACAGTGCCCCCGCCCATGACGACGATCATGGAACCCATGCCTCCCAGGCCGGACGCGGCGGCTCCGCAGACGGCCAGCGCCGCACCGGCTCGCCCCGCGACATCTGGGACGCCGTGGCCTCGGTGGGGGACCGCTGGCGCAAGCAGTCCGAATCCGGCAAGCGGCCCGGCAACGATGACCGCGACACCCACCATGGCGCCAGTGACGGCATGGGCAACGACCGGGACGGAAGCCCCAGCGGCCACCCCGGCGCGCGGAACACCGGCAATCACGGCGATCCCTTCCCCCCGCGCGACGGCGGGCACCCCGGCGAACGGGACGCCCCCCTGCCGCCGTGGGCCGCCTCTGCCCGCAGCGAGGTGCCGTGGGAAAACCTGGACCGGGTGGGCTTCTTCCCCGGCCTGTACCAGACCATCCTGCGGGTGATGATGGCGGCGCCGCGCTTCTTCTCCGGGGTGCGCTCATCGGGTTCGCTGAAGCGGCCGGTGGCGTTCTACCTGCTGATCGGCATCTTTCAGGCGCTCACCGAACGGCTGTGGTATCTCATGAGCATGCGCGCCTTCGGCGGCTTCATCGAAGACCCGCAGTTGCACGCCTGGATGGGCAGCGTCACCCACGACATGAGCCTGCCCATGACCCTGCTGATCTCGCCCTTTACCCTGCTGCTGCAACTGGCCGTGCTGTCCGGCCTGTACCACTTCATGATCCGGCTGGTGGAACCGCGCGCTGCCGACCTGCCCACCACCGTGCGGGTCATCTCGTACAGCGCGGCGCCCACGGTGCTCAGCGTGGTGCCGCTGGTGGGGCCTGTGGTGGGGTCGCTGTGGTTCGTGGTATGTACTTTCGTGGGGGTCAAGTACGCCCACCGGCTGCCCTGGTCGCGCACGGCGCTGGCCATAGGGCCGCTGCTGGGGCTGGGCTTTGCGCTGACGCTGCAGTTGCTGCGCATGTTCATGTCCTCGGCCCCCGTGTAG
- the ahbC gene encoding 12,18-didecarboxysiroheme deacetylase, with product MIGISKLYCGQVEPSDALRYGRHSGQLPSHLLQFSKDKKPVVVWNMTRRCNLKCVHCYAQAIDPDGKDEISTEQGKAIIDDLAAYGAPVMLFSGGEPLVRQDLVELAKHATTKGMRAVISTNGTLITKQKARELKEVGLSYVGISLDGGEEVHDKFRAVPGSYRRALEGIENCKAEGLKVGLRFTINKRNQGEVPKLFQLLRDLEVPRICFYHLVYSGRGSELIKEDLDHAETRAMVDLIMDKTRELFDAGLPKEVLTVDNHADGPYVWMRMLKEDPKRAAEVFELLQYNEGNNSGRGIGCISWDGKVHPDQFWRQHVVGNVLERPFSQIWDDPNIELLHKLKDKKQHVGGRCATCRFLNICGGNFRARAEAYYGDIWAQDPACYLSDDEIRA from the coding sequence ATGATCGGCATCTCCAAGCTTTACTGTGGTCAGGTCGAACCCTCGGACGCCCTTCGCTACGGGCGCCATTCGGGCCAGCTTCCCTCCCACCTGCTCCAGTTCTCCAAGGACAAGAAACCGGTGGTGGTCTGGAACATGACCCGCCGTTGCAATCTGAAGTGCGTGCACTGTTACGCCCAGGCCATTGACCCCGACGGCAAGGACGAAATCTCCACCGAACAGGGCAAGGCCATCATCGACGACCTGGCCGCCTACGGCGCCCCGGTGATGCTCTTTTCCGGCGGCGAACCGCTGGTGCGACAGGACTTGGTGGAACTGGCCAAGCACGCCACCACCAAGGGCATGCGCGCGGTCATCTCCACCAACGGCACCCTGATCACCAAGCAGAAGGCCCGCGAGCTGAAGGAAGTGGGCCTGTCCTACGTCGGCATTTCGCTGGACGGCGGCGAAGAGGTGCACGACAAGTTCCGCGCCGTGCCCGGTTCCTACCGCCGCGCGCTGGAAGGCATAGAGAACTGCAAGGCCGAAGGGCTGAAGGTGGGGCTGCGCTTCACCATCAACAAGCGCAACCAGGGCGAAGTGCCCAAGCTGTTCCAGCTGCTGCGCGACCTTGAAGTGCCGCGCATCTGCTTCTACCACCTCGTCTACTCGGGCCGCGGGTCCGAACTGATCAAGGAAGACCTGGACCACGCGGAAACCCGCGCCATGGTGGACCTGATCATGGACAAGACCCGCGAACTGTTCGACGCCGGGCTGCCCAAGGAAGTGCTGACCGTGGACAACCACGCCGACGGCCCCTACGTGTGGATGCGCATGCTGAAGGAAGACCCCAAGCGCGCCGCCGAAGTGTTCGAGCTGCTCCAGTACAACGAGGGCAACAACTCCGGGCGCGGCATCGGCTGCATCTCGTGGGACGGCAAGGTGCACCCCGACCAGTTCTGGCGCCAGCACGTGGTGGGCAACGTTCTTGAACGCCCCTTCTCGCAGATCTGGGACGACCCGAACATCGAGCTGCTGCACAAGCTGAAGGACAAGAAGCAGCACGTGGGCGGCCGCTGCGCCACCTGCCGCTTCCTGAACATCTGCGGCGGCAACTTCCGCGCCCGCGCCGAGGCCTACTACGGCGACATCTGGGCGCAGGATCCCGCCTGCTACCTGAGCGACGACGAAATCCGCGCGTAG
- the hemB gene encoding porphobilinogen synthase encodes MSEFGDFFRGRRLRRTAALREIVRETALHAADLMMAYFVVETDDPAFRKEIGAMPGQYQLSLQELEKQVEAAVATGLRSCILFGIPKEKDYRGSEAYNKDGIVQQAVRLLKKRWPNLVVCTDVCLCEYTDHGHCGLVRQGDTSGEVHNDPTLSLLAKTAISHAEAGADMVAPSDMMDGRVQAIRRALDQNGFTHIPVMSYAVKYASSFYGPFREAAESTPQFGDRKTYQMDPANRVEAMREAAADIAEGADMLIVKPAGPYLDIIRDVRERFDVPVAAYQVSGEYSMIRAAGLNGWINEDAVVMESLLGIKRAGAGLIITYFTEDLLRKGLVN; translated from the coding sequence ATGTCCGAATTCGGGGACTTCTTCCGGGGGCGCAGACTGCGCCGCACCGCCGCCCTGCGCGAGATCGTGCGCGAAACCGCGCTGCACGCGGCCGACCTGATGATGGCCTATTTCGTGGTGGAAACCGACGACCCCGCCTTCCGCAAGGAAATCGGGGCCATGCCCGGCCAGTACCAGCTTTCGTTGCAGGAACTGGAAAAGCAGGTGGAAGCCGCCGTGGCCACCGGCCTGCGCAGCTGCATCCTGTTCGGCATCCCCAAAGAGAAGGACTATCGCGGCAGCGAGGCCTACAACAAGGACGGCATCGTCCAGCAGGCCGTGCGCCTGCTGAAGAAGCGCTGGCCGAACCTTGTGGTGTGTACCGACGTGTGCCTGTGCGAATACACCGACCACGGCCACTGCGGCCTGGTACGCCAGGGCGACACCTCCGGCGAGGTGCACAACGACCCCACCCTGTCGCTGCTGGCCAAGACCGCCATCAGCCATGCCGAGGCGGGCGCGGACATGGTGGCCCCGTCGGACATGATGGACGGCCGGGTGCAGGCCATCCGCCGGGCGCTGGACCAGAACGGATTCACCCACATCCCCGTCATGTCCTATGCGGTGAAGTACGCATCGAGCTTTTACGGCCCGTTCCGCGAGGCGGCGGAATCCACCCCGCAGTTCGGCGACCGCAAGACCTACCAGATGGACCCCGCCAACCGGGTGGAGGCCATGCGCGAGGCGGCGGCGGACATTGCCGAGGGCGCGGACATGCTCATCGTCAAGCCCGCCGGTCCGTACCTGGACATCATCCGCGACGTGCGCGAGCGCTTCGACGTGCCCGTGGCCGCCTATCAGGTGAGCGGCGAATACTCCATGATCCGCGCAGCCGGGCTGAACGGCTGGATCAACGAGGACGCCGTGGTCATGGAATCGCTGCTGGGCATCAAGCGCGCCGGGGCCGGGCTGATCATCACCTACTTTACCGAAGACCTGCTGCGCAAAGGGCTGGTGAACTAG